The Leptospirales bacterium genome includes a region encoding these proteins:
- the pstC gene encoding phosphate ABC transporter permease subunit PstC has product MRINRGIKDLAFAALTAAGAFSIVVFVVGIVAVLVGNSAEAIRTFGPGFIVSDVWDPAHQKFGAAASLYGSFITATLALLMAVPVSLGIAIFVTEIAPGFLRGPFGSAIELLAAIPSIIYGMWGLFTLAPIMSQIIEPALQQSIGSFPIVGALFSGATRGVDLFTASVILSIMITPFVASIARDAFLLTPPEVKESAYAVGATQWEVVRDVVVPYSKFGVFGGVVIALGRALGETMAVAFVLGNKHWITLSLFEAASTITVTLANEFNEADSDLYLSSLFFLALLLFAFSFLTLAAARLLISRSRQRRGEK; this is encoded by the coding sequence GTGCGCATCAATCGAGGGATTAAGGATCTGGCCTTCGCCGCTCTTACGGCGGCGGGGGCTTTTTCCATCGTTGTCTTTGTAGTTGGGATTGTCGCCGTACTGGTCGGGAATTCCGCAGAAGCCATCCGCACGTTTGGCCCTGGATTTATCGTAAGCGACGTTTGGGACCCAGCGCACCAGAAATTTGGCGCTGCCGCTTCGCTCTACGGCAGCTTTATCACCGCCACGCTTGCCTTGTTGATGGCCGTTCCAGTTTCCCTGGGCATTGCAATTTTCGTCACTGAGATTGCTCCTGGTTTTCTTCGCGGACCTTTTGGCAGCGCGATCGAATTGCTGGCAGCCATACCCAGTATTATCTACGGAATGTGGGGCCTCTTTACGCTTGCGCCGATCATGAGCCAGATCATAGAACCGGCGCTGCAACAAAGCATTGGTTCGTTTCCAATCGTCGGTGCGCTCTTTTCAGGCGCCACGCGCGGCGTTGATCTATTCACAGCCAGTGTAATTTTGAGCATCATGATTACACCCTTCGTTGCCAGCATAGCGCGCGACGCTTTCCTTTTGACTCCTCCTGAAGTGAAGGAGTCGGCATACGCCGTAGGAGCAACGCAATGGGAAGTCGTACGCGATGTTGTAGTACCCTATAGCAAATTTGGCGTCTTCGGCGGAGTCGTAATCGCCCTGGGCAGAGCTCTAGGTGAAACCATGGCCGTTGCTTTCGTGCTCGGCAACAAACACTGGATTACGCTTTCTTTGTTCGAAGCAGCCTCGACCATTACAGTCACACTGGCCAATGAATTTAACGAGGCAGACTCCGATCTTTACCTTTCTTCGCTCTTTTTTCTGGCACTGCTGCTCTTTGCCTTTAGTTTTTTGACGCTAGCGGCGGCGCGGTTGCTTATTTCTCGGAGCCGCCAACGTCGCGGGGAAAAGTAG
- the pstA gene encoding phosphate ABC transporter permease PstA — MVGLRKRKVVNVAALTLSSLAALLGVFWLIFILADVLRHGVAAIHWDLFANDPAPAGITGGGLRNAFVGQLLITLAATVIGVPLGVLGGTFLAEYGRGTRFARAVSVLSDLMIGVPSIVIGAVVYAVLVKPLGHFSGWAGAVALAVIMIPVILRTTENMLALVPWTLREAAFALGAPYYRVIVQVVYRGAATGILTGILLSISRVAGETAPLLFTSFNNNFYSTDMSAPMASLTVSIFQYATGPYEDWHQQAWAASLIISLVILLITVVGRLYIKMRGQK, encoded by the coding sequence ATGGTTGGACTTCGTAAGCGCAAGGTAGTAAACGTAGCAGCTTTGACATTGAGTTCACTCGCAGCCCTCCTTGGCGTTTTCTGGCTGATCTTTATTCTGGCTGATGTCCTGCGGCATGGCGTCGCCGCCATTCATTGGGATCTCTTTGCAAATGATCCCGCGCCGGCTGGCATTACGGGCGGAGGTCTGCGCAATGCTTTTGTAGGTCAGCTGTTGATTACGCTGGCCGCAACTGTTATCGGTGTTCCGCTGGGAGTGCTGGGCGGGACCTTTCTGGCAGAATATGGCCGAGGTACACGATTTGCCCGAGCAGTATCCGTGCTCAGTGATCTGATGATTGGCGTACCCTCGATCGTGATAGGCGCTGTTGTCTATGCGGTGCTGGTAAAGCCTCTCGGTCACTTCAGCGGATGGGCCGGGGCCGTAGCGCTGGCAGTCATCATGATCCCGGTCATCCTTCGAACCACGGAAAATATGCTGGCGCTTGTTCCCTGGACTTTGCGCGAAGCGGCCTTTGCCCTGGGTGCGCCATACTATCGTGTGATTGTTCAAGTCGTTTACCGCGGCGCTGCTACCGGAATCTTGACAGGCATTCTTTTGAGTATCTCCCGCGTTGCCGGCGAAACCGCTCCGCTTCTATTCACGTCATTCAACAATAACTTCTACTCTACCGATATGAGCGCGCCGATGGCGTCCTTGACGGTATCGATTTTCCAATATGCGACCGGCCCCTACGAGGACTGGCACCAGCAGGCCTGGGCGGCGTCGCTAATCATTTCGCTGGTCATTCTTCTGATCACGGTGGTCGGAAGATTGTACATCAAGATGCGAGGTCAGAAATGA
- the pstB gene encoding phosphate ABC transporter ATP-binding protein PstB: protein MSNPVFSVRDLRFHYSSGGEALKGINLQVERNTITALMGPSGCGKTTFLRCFNRMHDLYPGNRYSGEILFHGENILEKTIDPIGLRSRIGMVFQKPTPFPMSIFDNISYGLRLQHIRKRAEVEERVETALRHAALWEEVKDKLHDSAYSLSGGQQQRLVIARALAVKPEVLLMDEPTSALDPISTAKIEELALELKKEVTIVIVTHNLHQAARVSDSTAFFVLGELIEFDKTVKIFTAPSQKLTEDYVTGRFG, encoded by the coding sequence ATGAGTAATCCTGTGTTTTCCGTACGGGACCTTCGCTTTCACTACAGCAGCGGCGGCGAGGCGTTGAAGGGCATCAACCTTCAGGTGGAGCGAAATACAATTACGGCGTTGATGGGGCCTTCAGGATGCGGCAAGACGACATTCCTGCGCTGTTTCAATCGGATGCATGATCTTTATCCCGGCAATCGATACAGCGGCGAGATTCTTTTCCACGGCGAGAATATCCTGGAGAAGACAATTGATCCCATCGGTTTGCGCAGCCGCATCGGCATGGTCTTTCAAAAGCCGACGCCATTTCCGATGAGCATTTTCGACAATATCTCTTATGGACTCCGTTTGCAACATATTCGCAAGCGCGCCGAAGTCGAAGAGCGCGTGGAGACAGCCCTTCGTCATGCGGCACTCTGGGAAGAGGTGAAGGACAAGCTACACGACAGCGCCTATTCGCTCTCCGGGGGACAACAACAACGATTGGTCATAGCCCGGGCCCTGGCGGTAAAGCCAGAGGTGCTGTTGATGGATGAGCCCACTTCGGCTCTGGACCCGATCTCCACCGCCAAAATTGAGGAATTGGCCCTTGAACTCAAGAAGGAGGTCACTATCGTAATCGTAACTCATAACCTGCATCAGGCGGCGCGCGTATCCGATTCTACCGCTTTTTTTGTACTGGGAGAGCTGATCGAATTCGATAAGACTGTTAAGATCTTCACGGCGCCTTCGCAGAAGCTAACCGAAGACTATGTGACCGGCCGCTTCGGTTGA
- a CDS encoding HAD family hydrolase — MYISRRTAKQTRRMVVFDLDGALVDSLKDLCSSVNRALNEFQRSPLSPIQIQGYLGGGGRQLIAAAATHSEPAAADLIEQIYRVYLRVYRQQLAVHTRAYAGLGYWLHQRPCSLAVGVLTNKAGEAARLLLARIHLLRTLDFVIGAGDGFALKPSSQALEHLLRRYQLSRDCCMVVGDHHTDLRSAAAVGCRRVFCEYGYGQSDRIAAQASVGTPQELVAILHRFGAP; from the coding sequence ATGTATATCTCCAGACGAACAGCAAAGCAAACGCGCCGCATGGTTGTCTTTGACCTCGATGGCGCTCTGGTGGATTCGTTGAAAGACCTTTGCTCTTCTGTCAATCGTGCATTGAATGAATTTCAGCGGTCGCCGCTGTCGCCGATCCAGATTCAAGGATACCTTGGCGGCGGTGGCCGGCAGTTGATCGCGGCGGCAGCAACGCATAGCGAACCCGCTGCGGCGGATTTGATTGAGCAAATCTATCGGGTCTACCTGCGTGTTTATCGGCAGCAACTAGCGGTGCATACTCGCGCCTATGCCGGATTGGGATACTGGCTGCATCAGAGGCCCTGCTCGTTGGCAGTTGGCGTCTTGACGAATAAGGCTGGTGAGGCAGCGCGACTGCTCCTGGCTCGCATCCATTTGCTTCGCACTCTTGATTTCGTAATTGGCGCGGGCGACGGCTTTGCTCTAAAGCCGTCGTCACAGGCTCTCGAACACCTGCTCCGCAGGTATCAGCTCAGCCGCGATTGCTGTATGGTAGTCGGCGATCACCATACCGACTTGCGCAGCGCAGCGGCGGTGGGTTGCCGACGGGTTTTCTGCGAGTACGGTTACGGCCAGTCTGATCGAATCGCCGCCCAGGCCAGCGTAGGCACGCCTCAGGAATTGGTCGCGATTCTGCACCGCTTCGGCGCGCCTTGA
- a CDS encoding anthranilate synthase component I family protein, translated as MDFARPAARRIDPAQAALPPLDLPKKPTYLRLAESADFYGLFLTIERRNDCCFLLESAGENGGDARYSVMGFDPLYHFEARTGELRWRRRDGVAGHTRTENPYRTLASWTPQNIIARLYAGGLVGYLGYEASMFFEPALKLQEHPDFPPLEFGLYLDGLILDKMTGELYYFHFGEDRSGQVREWLRCQNTGPEKLNARRIGFSRSPEQHAAMVKGARQEIIAGNTFQCQIGFQEDYEIEGDVIAFYDALRQVSPSPYLFYMKFGGRRLIGASPELVFQLRQGEMETYPLAGTTRRGVTTDEDLRLARALLNDPKEIAEHNMLVDLHRNDLGRVARFGTVKVRRLMDARKFSHVQHISSEVVGIIRKDIDMFDGLASVFPAGTLSGAPKIESMRIIDRLEQSPRGPYGGAVGHFGLNGDCIFAIPIRTLFVSDNRAFARASGGIVYDSQIDAEYQELMNKLAAVRKTMQRFTAEPMS; from the coding sequence ATGGACTTTGCTCGCCCTGCAGCCCGCCGGATTGATCCGGCCCAGGCCGCCCTGCCGCCGCTCGACCTTCCGAAAAAGCCAACCTATTTGCGCCTCGCAGAAAGTGCGGACTTCTATGGCCTCTTTCTCACCATCGAACGCCGTAATGATTGCTGCTTTCTTCTGGAGAGCGCCGGCGAAAATGGCGGGGATGCCCGCTATTCGGTGATGGGCTTTGACCCGCTCTATCACTTTGAAGCCAGGACTGGCGAACTACGCTGGCGGCGCCGCGATGGAGTCGCCGGCCATACGAGAACAGAAAATCCATACCGTACACTCGCTTCGTGGACTCCGCAAAACATTATCGCGCGACTCTATGCCGGCGGGTTGGTCGGATACCTGGGCTATGAAGCCTCAATGTTCTTCGAACCAGCGTTGAAGCTTCAGGAGCATCCCGATTTTCCCCCGCTGGAATTCGGACTCTATCTCGATGGATTGATCCTGGATAAGATGACAGGCGAGCTCTACTATTTTCATTTCGGCGAGGATCGCTCCGGGCAGGTGCGCGAGTGGCTGCGTTGCCAGAACACGGGCCCCGAGAAGCTCAATGCTCGCCGCATTGGCTTTAGCCGCAGTCCTGAACAGCACGCTGCCATGGTCAAAGGCGCCAGGCAGGAGATCATTGCCGGCAATACCTTCCAGTGCCAGATCGGATTTCAAGAGGACTACGAAATCGAAGGAGATGTCATCGCCTTTTACGACGCACTACGCCAGGTCAGCCCGTCGCCTTATCTCTTCTATATGAAATTCGGCGGACGTCGTTTGATCGGCGCCAGTCCGGAGCTGGTTTTCCAATTGAGACAGGGCGAGATGGAGACCTATCCGCTTGCCGGAACAACGCGGCGCGGCGTAACCACTGACGAAGATTTACGCCTCGCCCGCGCCTTGCTCAATGATCCCAAAGAAATCGCCGAACACAACATGCTGGTAGATTTGCACCGCAACGACCTGGGCCGGGTCGCTCGTTTTGGAACGGTTAAGGTACGCCGACTGATGGATGCGCGCAAATTCAGCCACGTACAGCACATCTCCAGCGAGGTCGTGGGCATTATTCGCAAGGATATCGATATGTTCGACGGACTTGCCTCGGTTTTTCCGGCCGGGACGCTGTCCGGAGCGCCTAAGATTGAATCGATGCGGATCATTGATCGCCTGGAGCAATCCCCGCGCGGACCCTACGGCGGGGCGGTGGGCCACTTCGGCTTGAATGGCGACTGCATCTTCGCCATTCCCATTCGAACGCTTTTTGTCTCCGACAACCGCGCCTTTGCGCGAGCCTCTGGCGGGATCGTTTATGATTCCCAGATCGATGCCGAATATCAGGAACTGATGAACAAACTAGCCGCTGTTCGCAAAACTATGCAGCGATTTACCGCGGAGCCGATGTCATGA
- a CDS encoding aminodeoxychorismate/anthranilate synthase component II, which yields MKVLIIDNYDSFTYNLYQYAGELLEDRLQTRFQLDVFRNDAISLQQIEAAGYNRLILSPGPGEPSDPAYFGICADILRGPAQQIPLLGVCLGMQGMAFAYGGRVVRAHVPMHGKTSAIRHDGRGVFEGLPTPLTVMRYHSLIVEQATLPECFEVSATAESEGGPAELMGIRHRSFPIEGIQFHPESFATEAGMQMVANFLFQAAPVQSPHSA from the coding sequence ATGAAAGTCCTGATCATTGATAACTATGATTCGTTCACTTACAATCTCTACCAGTATGCCGGCGAGTTGCTGGAAGATCGACTGCAGACCCGTTTCCAGCTGGATGTCTTCCGAAATGATGCCATTAGCCTGCAGCAAATTGAAGCAGCTGGCTACAATCGGTTGATTCTCTCTCCGGGACCTGGCGAGCCCTCAGATCCCGCTTACTTTGGCATTTGCGCCGACATCCTTCGAGGTCCGGCGCAACAGATTCCACTTTTGGGCGTCTGTTTGGGCATGCAGGGCATGGCCTTTGCCTATGGCGGTCGCGTAGTCCGTGCGCATGTTCCCATGCATGGAAAGACCTCAGCGATCCGGCATGATGGACGGGGAGTCTTTGAAGGCCTCCCGACTCCGTTAACCGTGATGCGCTACCACAGCTTGATTGTTGAACAAGCTACCCTGCCGGAGTGCTTCGAAGTGAGCGCCACGGCGGAGAGCGAAGGAGGCCCCGCTGAACTGATGGGTATTCGCCATCGAAGTTTTCCCATTGAGGGTATTCAGTTTCATCCGGAGTCATTTGCTACCGAAGCCGGCATGCAGATGGTGGCCAATTTCCTGTTTCAAGCTGCGCCAGTTCAATCGCCTCATTCGGCGTAG
- a CDS encoding class I SAM-dependent methyltransferase, with protein MDLIGMLEQRGLEVSSALSTALDWKALALYYQFLEENNERGGFFSRNDSTRILDRHLFECAVSAFHALDRCPQYGIVVSRETRVLDAGAGPGLPGMAFAAHRLRPAVTLVDSSRRRLSLLEDWLQTTDTFSNVRTCYARVEELKGTFDLALVRALLPFPASLELLCRVVRIGGAAIVFHGLAPTDPRRHAYLKKLGFVSCETIVLPELQSLGQRNLGIYLKEAPASRGYPRTWRQIKDSVRKW; from the coding sequence ATGGATTTGATAGGAATGCTTGAGCAACGGGGCCTTGAAGTTTCGTCAGCACTGTCGACCGCACTGGACTGGAAGGCGCTGGCTCTTTACTATCAGTTCCTTGAAGAGAACAACGAACGCGGCGGGTTTTTCTCCCGCAACGATTCTACCCGGATACTTGATCGCCACCTGTTCGAATGCGCCGTCTCGGCATTCCATGCCCTGGACCGCTGCCCGCAATACGGGATAGTTGTTTCACGTGAAACCAGGGTTCTCGATGCCGGGGCCGGCCCTGGGCTGCCGGGTATGGCCTTCGCGGCGCACCGACTGAGGCCTGCTGTCACCCTGGTCGATTCTTCGCGGCGGCGCCTTTCGCTGCTTGAAGACTGGCTGCAGACCACGGACACGTTTTCCAACGTGCGGACCTGCTACGCGCGCGTGGAAGAGCTGAAGGGGACTTTTGACCTGGCGCTGGTAAGAGCCCTTCTCCCCTTTCCCGCTTCGCTGGAATTGCTCTGCCGTGTCGTCCGAATTGGCGGCGCAGCCATCGTGTTTCATGGTCTTGCACCAACGGATCCCCGGCGCCACGCCTACTTGAAAAAGCTGGGTTTTGTTTCCTGTGAAACAATCGTTCTTCCCGAACTGCAATCACTTGGACAGCGAAACCTGGGAATCTACTTGAAGGAAGCCCCCGCAAGCCGAGGCTATCCACGAACCTGGCGGCAAATCAAGGACTCAGTTCGCAAATGGTAA
- a CDS encoding ParA family protein, with protein sequence MVKVIALANQKGGVGKTTTAVNLAAYLARMGKTILLVDVDPQGNASSGLGLDIHALQHTTYEVLVGEISAAEAVTASAIPGLSILPANVNLSGVEVDMLEMTEREYVLKKALQQVAPRYDAVLIDCPPNLGILTLNALCAASHVMITLQTEYYALEGLTQLMKVIGLVQKSLNPELQLDGVVLTMFDQRTSLANQVVDDVRNHFGDRVYQSIIPRNVKLSEAPSFGKFIGEYAPESAGARAYEALAQEVASRG encoded by the coding sequence ATGGTAAAAGTAATCGCACTGGCCAACCAAAAGGGCGGCGTCGGCAAGACCACCACAGCGGTGAATCTGGCCGCTTATCTGGCGCGGATGGGGAAAACTATCCTGCTCGTTGACGTCGACCCGCAGGGAAATGCCAGTTCCGGATTGGGGCTGGACATTCATGCGCTGCAGCATACCACCTATGAAGTGCTGGTCGGTGAGATTTCCGCTGCCGAGGCCGTCACCGCCAGCGCGATCCCGGGTCTTTCCATTCTTCCGGCCAACGTCAATCTCTCCGGCGTGGAAGTGGACATGCTGGAAATGACTGAGCGCGAATATGTACTCAAGAAGGCGCTCCAGCAAGTTGCGCCGCGCTACGACGCGGTCTTGATCGACTGTCCGCCCAATCTCGGCATCCTCACGCTCAATGCACTCTGCGCGGCCAGTCATGTGATGATCACCCTGCAAACTGAATACTACGCGCTGGAAGGTCTAACCCAATTGATGAAGGTCATCGGACTGGTGCAGAAATCGCTGAATCCGGAATTGCAACTGGACGGAGTCGTACTTACAATGTTCGATCAGCGCACCAGCCTGGCCAATCAGGTTGTCGACGACGTCCGCAACCACTTTGGCGATCGAGTTTATCAGAGTATCATTCCGCGTAACGTTAAGCTCAGCGAAGCCCCCTCCTTTGGGAAATTTATCGGAGAATACGCACCCGAATCAGCGGGCGCCCGCGCCTACGAAGCGCTGGCTCAGGAGGTAGCGTCCCGTGGCTAA
- a CDS encoding ParB/RepB/Spo0J family partition protein codes for MAKKTLGRGLSNLIPGMEQAGQAVVRDNANYIELPLDEISANPNQPRKRFNDEDLRELARTLHSVGLIEPVVVRKIGDRFQLISGERRWRAARLAGFKKIPAVIKQVNDLQALEMGIIENIQREELNAVEEARAYDFWMTHTGRKASDLAELVGKDRTTITNLVRLLKLPEEILALLETGAILPGQARPLLAIGDRKTLLGLAARISREAWTARKVEESVARLTESTAPAGRKNSSRKDANVRQLEDKLRARLGARVRVAHKKGGAGAITIQYQNLEDLDRLLELLRVR; via the coding sequence GTGGCTAAGAAGACGCTCGGCAGAGGCCTTTCCAATTTGATTCCCGGCATGGAACAGGCCGGCCAGGCCGTGGTCCGCGACAATGCGAACTACATTGAGTTGCCGCTGGACGAGATCTCGGCAAATCCCAACCAACCGCGAAAGCGCTTCAATGACGAGGATCTCCGCGAGCTGGCGCGCACGCTGCATTCCGTAGGACTGATCGAGCCGGTGGTTGTCCGAAAAATCGGCGACCGATTTCAACTGATCTCTGGCGAGCGTCGCTGGCGCGCTGCCCGATTGGCCGGCTTCAAAAAGATTCCGGCTGTGATCAAACAAGTCAACGATCTCCAGGCGCTGGAGATGGGCATCATTGAAAATATCCAGCGCGAGGAGCTCAATGCCGTGGAAGAAGCGCGAGCCTACGACTTCTGGATGACCCACACCGGACGCAAAGCCAGCGACCTCGCCGAGCTGGTCGGCAAGGACCGGACGACGATTACCAATCTAGTGCGCTTGCTCAAATTGCCCGAAGAGATTCTCGCCCTGCTCGAAACCGGCGCGATCCTTCCAGGTCAAGCGCGTCCATTGCTTGCGATCGGCGATCGCAAGACTCTACTGGGACTTGCTGCCAGAATCTCGCGCGAAGCCTGGACCGCGAGAAAAGTCGAGGAATCAGTAGCACGATTGACGGAAAGCACAGCGCCAGCTGGACGAAAAAACTCAAGCCGCAAGGATGCCAATGTCCGCCAGCTGGAAGACAAACTGCGAGCCCGATTGGGCGCCCGAGTTCGAGTAGCTCACAAGAAGGGCGGGGCCGGCGCCATTACCATCCAATACCAGAATCTTGAAGATCTCGATCGCCTGCTGGAACTACTCCGCGTCCGTTGA
- a CDS encoding FAD-dependent oxidoreductase: MTRVLIIGGGYAGLAAAARLARNSSVEVLLVDREESFCHLIQLQRSVYGPVSRLRAPYAELAARLGFRFLQAAVQVDRSELPALESAGTLLINGQTESFDALLLCTGARPTPMRGIGIDPAAAVFDLNDIRRHGLNEHLELLLQQTKAADRHIHIVGGGPTGVQFLFELKDWLTGRGEEARLHLSYQEDLPLKSYPAGFGDYVVHAASKAGIDLHNKTRVTAIGPRAIELQQDDASVKLPATMTLLFPGVSAQPFPWRTNPAGQIIAPGGDACKRIYSAGDASHYEGQGANALTAQIAVRKGLHCADSILRDAHGKQPRPFGFQELGYFVSLGIFDGIGWILWPHRPITGLAAFAIKEVIESQFSFFLRGIDLYII, from the coding sequence ATGACTCGTGTGCTGATTATCGGCGGCGGTTACGCCGGACTGGCAGCTGCAGCGCGATTGGCGCGCAATTCCAGTGTTGAAGTCCTGCTGGTGGATCGCGAAGAAAGCTTCTGCCACCTGATTCAGCTGCAACGTAGCGTGTATGGACCAGTTTCGCGGCTGCGAGCGCCTTATGCGGAATTGGCCGCCCGTCTTGGCTTTCGCTTCCTGCAGGCCGCAGTACAGGTGGACCGTAGCGAATTGCCCGCGCTGGAAAGCGCCGGCACTCTGCTGATCAATGGACAAACGGAGTCCTTTGACGCCTTGCTACTGTGCACTGGCGCACGACCCACGCCAATGCGCGGAATTGGCATTGATCCCGCCGCAGCAGTCTTTGATCTGAATGATATCCGCCGGCACGGATTGAACGAACACCTGGAATTGCTCCTGCAGCAGACAAAGGCTGCCGACAGACACATCCACATTGTTGGCGGCGGGCCTACCGGAGTTCAGTTTTTGTTCGAACTCAAGGACTGGCTTACGGGTCGTGGCGAAGAAGCTCGCCTTCACCTCAGCTACCAGGAAGATTTGCCGTTAAAATCCTATCCGGCCGGATTTGGCGACTATGTGGTTCATGCCGCCAGCAAGGCAGGCATCGACTTGCATAACAAGACTCGAGTGACCGCCATAGGTCCGCGCGCTATTGAACTCCAGCAAGACGACGCCAGCGTAAAGCTTCCCGCGACTATGACACTTTTGTTCCCCGGCGTAAGCGCCCAGCCATTTCCGTGGCGCACCAATCCTGCCGGTCAGATCATCGCGCCAGGCGGCGATGCTTGCAAACGAATCTATTCTGCCGGCGACGCCTCGCATTATGAAGGACAGGGCGCCAACGCGCTAACGGCTCAGATTGCAGTTCGCAAAGGCCTCCACTGTGCGGACTCCATCCTGCGCGACGCACATGGCAAGCAGCCGCGACCGTTTGGCTTTCAGGAACTTGGTTACTTCGTCAGTCTGGGAATATTCGACGGAATTGGCTGGATCCTCTGGCCGCATCGGCCAATCACCGGACTTGCTGCCTTTGCCATCAAAGAAGTAATCGAATCGCAATTCAGTTTCTTTCTGCGAGGCATTGATCTGTACATCATCTAG
- the moeB gene encoding molybdopterin-synthase adenylyltransferase MoeB encodes MSTDSSAGSLWRYDRQIILPEMGVDAQRRLQRSSALVVGAGGLGSPAAIYLAAAGIGRLGIVEDDTVEWHNLHRQILYTEARVGQPKALAARDHLQSLNSHIDVRIHAERLQSSNALEIISGYDIVLDGSDNFPTRYLVNDAARKAGVPDVYAAILGFHGQLSFFGAPGPCYRCLFAEPPPPDLTLSCAEAGVLGVLPGVMGVLQATEAIKYLCGIGQSMQGRLLLFDALGLSFREISVKRSESCPVCNISSAEIQLIDYAAFCGHDGAEQDSEKLLNEISTVELEQSLRSKMPPLLVDVRSKHEFDSETLNGARWASLDSLPAALQAEDDDRSIVVFCRSGQRSKDAQKILQQAGFRNVRSLRGGILQWMQRSEDATR; translated from the coding sequence ATGTCCACAGATTCTAGCGCAGGGTCTCTTTGGCGCTATGATCGCCAGATCATTTTGCCGGAGATGGGCGTGGATGCCCAGCGGCGTTTGCAACGCAGTTCAGCGCTGGTAGTGGGCGCCGGAGGTCTCGGCTCGCCCGCGGCAATCTATCTGGCGGCTGCCGGCATTGGGCGGCTGGGAATAGTTGAAGATGATACCGTCGAGTGGCACAATCTGCATCGCCAGATTCTGTATACGGAAGCGAGGGTTGGTCAACCGAAGGCTCTGGCCGCCCGCGACCACCTGCAATCGCTCAATAGCCATATCGATGTGCGGATTCACGCTGAACGTCTGCAGTCATCGAACGCTCTCGAGATTATCTCGGGATATGACATTGTACTCGATGGATCGGATAATTTTCCGACGCGCTATCTGGTCAACGATGCGGCGCGAAAGGCAGGAGTCCCCGATGTATACGCTGCAATCCTGGGTTTCCATGGTCAGTTGAGCTTCTTTGGGGCGCCGGGTCCTTGCTACCGCTGTCTGTTTGCGGAACCGCCGCCGCCAGATCTAACGCTCTCTTGTGCTGAAGCTGGCGTGCTTGGAGTGCTGCCCGGTGTAATGGGCGTGCTGCAAGCGACGGAGGCGATCAAGTATCTCTGCGGAATCGGCCAATCGATGCAAGGCAGACTGCTGTTGTTTGATGCACTGGGGCTGAGTTTCCGAGAGATTTCGGTAAAGCGGAGCGAGAGCTGTCCGGTTTGCAATATTTCGTCGGCTGAGATTCAGCTGATCGACTATGCAGCTTTCTGCGGCCACGATGGCGCTGAGCAGGATTCGGAAAAGTTGCTGAATGAAATTTCTACGGTAGAATTGGAGCAGTCATTGCGGAGCAAGATGCCGCCCTTATTGGTCGATGTACGCTCGAAGCATGAATTTGATTCGGAAACTTTGAACGGCGCTCGATGGGCGAGCCTCGATTCTCTGCCGGCCGCCCTGCAAGCGGAGGACGATGACAGGTCGATCGTCGTCTTCTGTCGATCCGGACAAAGGAGCAAGGACGCGCAAAAGATTTTGCAGCAGGCAGGATTCCGCAATGTCCGAAGTCTCCGAGGCGGAATTCTGCAATGGATGCAGCGCAGCGAAGATGCGACTAGATGA